From the Thermodesulforhabdus norvegica genome, the window TCCTTTCAGGTTTGAAGAGAATGCTGTGGCATTACTTGTTGAAATAGACGACCCGCCCGAACTTCGCCATGGGTTGCTTGAAAGACTTGCAAATATCTTTGAAAAGCACGGTGTAAACGAAATTATTCTGGCGACGGATTCGGCCAAGAGATCCAGCCTGTGGGAAATACGGCGTATGATCTCGCTAACCATAGAGCGATCTCATGAACTCTATATCCCCGAAGACGTCGTTGTTCCTCTGGCTTCCATTGCCGCTTTCGTGAAGGAACTGCCCTTTTTCGAAAGAGAATACGACCTCACCATTTACACCTTCGGACATGCGGGAGACGGTAACATTCACTTGAACATCACGGCTTCGGCTTCTCTGGAAAAAACTCGCCTGGAGGAGGGAATAAGGCACATTCTTAGGAGGGTGGTTGAATTTGGCGGAAGCATATCGGGTGAGCATGGTATCGGGTACGTGAAGAAAAATTACATCGACCTTGAGGTATCGAAAAGAAGCCTGGAGTTGCAACGAGGGTTAAAGCGTCTTTTCGACCCGAAGAATATTCTCAACCCCGGAAAGATTTTTCATCAGCATGATCTGGAGTGAGCAATGGACTGGAAAGTTTTCTTCACGACTTTTTTCGCAATCTTTATTGCCGAACTTGGGGACAAGACCCAGCTTGCCACCTTTAGCTTTGCTGCCGGAACGGGTTCAAGATTGGCTGTCTTTCTTGCGGCCTCCCTTGCCCTTGTGTGCACTTCCGCACTGGGGGTTGTGGCGGCAGAGGTCGTCCAGAAATGGGTTTCCCCCCGGACTCTTCAACTTGTGTCAGGACTTCTTTTCATTCTTGTGGGCCTCTGGATGCTGTTGAGCTGGAAAAGTAAGAGTATATAATAAAAAGGGAATTTTCGGATAGCTCCTGTTACTTCAAAGCAATTGCAGTGTAAGGCTTTGGGCTGAGACCTGTCGTGAGGCTCTCGGGTTTCAGGGAAAGAGATCCGTGGAAAAGATGCGCTTATATTCCCGGATTGTCCGGCGGTAATTGAGTATTCAGACCTTTTGAAAAGTTGAAATATTACAGAAAACTAGGAGGACTTATGCCGGTATTGAATATCACTCCGGAGGAATACATGACCATGAAGGCTGTGGTAATTGATGACGACAAGGAGGTTACAACAGTTGACTTTTAGCATATAATAGTGCATATTAGTATCAGAAATGAGTCAGGTGTTATTAAGTGCACAAAATATAAAGAGACTATATGGAATACATCGCAATACTCTTTTGCTCCGGGAAAAGCGGGGACTATTACATCCGGTCAGAACACCTGGTGGGAGGCGTAGATAAGCGATTGCCGGGAATGTTTGAGGAAGAAGTTGAAAACAAGACATTAAAAGTAGTGCTTTATGCCAGGGTTTCTACACGAAAGCAGAAGGAATATCTTGAAAGTCAAATAGAAAGGTTGAAGAAGTATGCTGATGAAAAAGAATGGAACTACGAAGTAATATCGGAGATAGCGAGTGGAGTTAATGAAAAGCGGCGTGGACTCAAGAAACTTC encodes:
- a CDS encoding TMEM165/GDT1 family protein; amino-acid sequence: MDWKVFFTTFFAIFIAELGDKTQLATFSFAAGTGSRLAVFLAASLALVCTSALGVVAAEVVQKWVSPRTLQLVSGLLFILVGLWMLLSWKSKSI